A DNA window from Dehalococcoidia bacterium contains the following coding sequences:
- a CDS encoding ATP-binding cassette domain-containing protein has protein sequence MSLQGVTVELGGYKALNDVTFDVEAGTLMGVVGPNGAGKSTLFNAIAGLLPVRRGRVTLDGVDLRSGALAYVPQHDSVNWRFPVTVQEVVMMGRCCRLGLFRRPGKR, from the coding sequence ATGTCGCTTCAGGGTGTGACCGTCGAGCTTGGCGGGTACAAGGCGCTGAACGACGTCACATTCGACGTAGAGGCAGGCACACTGATGGGGGTTGTAGGACCGAATGGGGCCGGCAAGAGCACTCTGTTCAATGCCATCGCCGGTCTCCTCCCCGTCCGCCGGGGCAGAGTAACCCTCGACGGCGTGGACCTGCGAAGTGGAGCATTGGCCTATGTCCCCCAGCACGACAGCGTCAACTGGCGGTTTCCCGTGACCGTGCAGGAAGTTGTAATGATGGGTCGGTGCTGCAGGCTTGGATTGTTCCGGCGGCCTGGTAAGAGAG
- a CDS encoding manganese ABC transporter ATP-binding protein, which translates to FVARALAQEASVLLLDEAFSGVDMGAQEDLIEVLRTLRDEGRIVLLATHDLTNLSSRFDQVLCLNRHVCACGPPGQVFTSEVLEELYGSHGVDFAMVEER; encoded by the coding sequence TGTTCGTCGCCAGGGCGCTTGCCCAGGAGGCAAGCGTGCTGCTGTTGGACGAGGCCTTCAGTGGGGTCGACATGGGCGCACAGGAGGACCTCATCGAAGTTCTCCGTACACTTCGGGACGAGGGGCGAATCGTCCTGCTGGCCACCCACGACCTGACCAACCTGTCAAGTCGATTTGACCAGGTGCTGTGTCTGAACCGCCACGTGTGCGCCTGCGGCCCTCCCGGCCAGGTGTTCACGTCTGAGGTCCTGGAGGAGCTGTACGGGTCCCACGGTGTCGACTTCGCAATGGTTGAGGAGCGGTAA
- a CDS encoding metal ABC transporter permease has protein sequence VPTGVSVAMLVRVVSRRAGLSNDTAIGILFATMFALGLVMLARATTIRVDMEDLLLGQILAISPTGIYISLAITAVVILGLFAFHHWLMFTSFDPVGSQVSGMRSNLADYILLALLALVIVIGIQAAGIILVMAMLVIPAATAYLLARRLVSMMTTAAVLGTVAAVTGLYLSFHFNLPAGPAMTLVASGIFVVVAVFRRRAFA, from the coding sequence GTCCCTACCGGGGTGTCCGTCGCCATGCTGGTCAGGGTTGTGAGTCGCCGCGCGGGACTGAGCAACGACACCGCCATAGGCATCCTCTTTGCGACCATGTTTGCCCTGGGACTCGTGATGCTGGCACGTGCAACTACCATCAGGGTCGATATGGAAGACCTGCTCCTGGGGCAGATCCTGGCCATATCTCCGACCGGCATCTACATCTCCCTGGCGATAACCGCGGTGGTCATCCTCGGGCTGTTCGCCTTTCACCACTGGCTGATGTTTACGAGCTTCGACCCCGTGGGGTCGCAGGTCTCAGGCATGCGCTCCAACCTGGCTGACTACATTCTGCTGGCGCTGCTTGCCCTGGTCATCGTGATAGGGATTCAGGCGGCGGGCATTATTCTTGTCATGGCAATGCTTGTAATCCCGGCCGCCACGGCGTACCTGCTGGCAAGGCGTCTTGTATCGATGATGACGACGGCTGCGGTCCTTGGGACCGTGGCCGCCGTGACCGGCCTCTACCTTTCCTTCCACTTCAACCTGCCCGCCGGTCCTGCAATGACCCTGGTCGCGAGCGGAATATTCGTAGTGGTCGCGGTGTTCAGGCGCAGAGCCTTCGCCTGA